The following coding sequences lie in one Candidatus Eremiobacterota bacterium genomic window:
- a CDS encoding trypsin-like peptidase domain-containing protein: MRFRVTICISALALASASGCMRTADDDVVAAVKRLRPAVVLLTMRVPPENKKDRYDDAYATGFVVASGAWGSDVLTVQHAIDGAWNVHVTVSNRWKAPARVVAANENLDVALVRTSRGNLPVISLGSSSHLQSEIGREVGLLGYPIPDEFDDEGLGLATSLGTGRLSSVRKDALEVTLSIVPGESGAPVFIATTGEVVGVAESRFDDERSIGFALPVDDVKSFLHRTDPTHGF; this comes from the coding sequence GTGAGATTTCGCGTAACTATTTGCATTTCGGCGCTCGCGCTCGCGAGCGCATCGGGTTGTATGCGCACCGCCGATGACGATGTAGTGGCGGCGGTGAAACGGCTTCGTCCGGCCGTCGTGCTGCTCACGATGCGCGTCCCTCCTGAGAACAAGAAAGATCGCTACGACGATGCCTATGCGACCGGCTTCGTCGTGGCATCGGGCGCCTGGGGAAGCGACGTCCTGACGGTTCAGCATGCGATTGACGGCGCATGGAACGTCCACGTCACCGTGTCCAACCGCTGGAAAGCGCCCGCACGGGTCGTGGCCGCGAACGAAAACCTCGATGTCGCGCTGGTGCGAACCTCGCGCGGAAATCTGCCGGTTATCTCGCTAGGGTCTTCGTCCCACTTGCAGAGCGAAATCGGCCGCGAAGTCGGCTTGCTCGGTTACCCAATTCCCGACGAGTTCGATGACGAGGGGCTGGGATTAGCGACGTCGCTTGGAACCGGACGGCTCTCGTCGGTTCGCAAAGACGCGCTCGAAGTGACGCTTTCAATCGTACCCGGCGAGAGCGGCGCGCCGGTCTTCATCGCGACGACCGGCGAAGTCGTTGGCGTCGCCGAATCGCGGTTCGACGACGAACGCAGCATCGGCTTCGCTTTGCCCGTTGACGATGTCAAGAGCTTCCTTCATCGGACGGACCCGACACACGGATTTTGA
- the hflX gene encoding GTPase HflX — protein sequence MNDAALVIAVETRENARDFDAEIDEFEALAQAAGATVLDRIVQRRDTVDPATLVGSGKAHEIAERAEELGARLLLVLNDLRPRQRKNLEKIVPLPIVDRTMLILDVFARQARSREGKLQVELAQLRYRQSNLIGGGADLSRLGGGIGTRGPGETKLEVDRRRIGERISTLNRILAEVRRQRSLRRSAQHREKLVALVGYTNVGKSSLLNAIARSDAYVADRPFATLDPTVRRAYLGPGAYARIADTVGFITDLPKDLVNAFRATLEELREADLLLHVLDAANPRWPRQRSAVETILHELELDGAPRLLVFNKCDLPHTQATQEPTALCVSARTGEGLVALRAALMTSLA from the coding sequence GTGAACGATGCCGCGCTCGTCATTGCGGTGGAGACGCGTGAGAATGCGCGCGATTTTGATGCGGAGATCGACGAGTTCGAGGCGCTCGCGCAAGCGGCCGGGGCGACCGTGCTCGATCGCATCGTGCAACGTCGCGATACGGTCGATCCCGCCACGCTCGTGGGCAGCGGAAAAGCCCACGAGATCGCAGAGCGGGCCGAGGAGTTGGGTGCCCGATTGCTCTTAGTATTGAACGACTTGCGGCCGCGCCAGCGCAAGAATTTGGAAAAGATCGTCCCGCTCCCGATCGTCGATCGCACGATGTTGATTCTCGACGTCTTTGCTCGCCAAGCGCGCAGCCGCGAGGGAAAACTTCAGGTTGAGCTGGCGCAACTGCGCTATCGTCAATCCAATCTCATCGGCGGGGGCGCCGATCTCTCCCGATTGGGCGGCGGGATTGGCACGCGCGGTCCGGGTGAAACGAAGCTCGAGGTCGACCGGCGGCGCATCGGCGAACGCATCTCCACGCTCAACCGCATTCTCGCCGAGGTTCGCCGCCAGCGATCGTTGCGGCGATCGGCGCAGCATCGCGAAAAGCTCGTTGCGCTCGTCGGTTACACGAACGTCGGAAAGTCGTCGCTGCTTAATGCGATCGCTCGCAGCGATGCCTATGTGGCCGATCGTCCGTTCGCAACGCTCGATCCGACGGTTCGACGAGCGTATCTCGGGCCGGGCGCTTACGCCCGCATCGCCGATACGGTCGGTTTCATTACCGATCTGCCCAAGGACCTCGTCAATGCCTTTCGCGCGACGCTCGAAGAGCTGCGCGAAGCCGATCTGCTGCTGCACGTGCTCGATGCCGCCAATCCGCGCTGGCCTCGGCAACGAAGCGCCGTCGAAACGATTCTGCACGAGCTCGAGCTCGATGGCGCGCCTCGCTTGCTGGTTTTCAATAAATGCGATCTGCCGCATACGCAAGCAACCCAAGAACCGACGGCGCTCTGTGTGAGCGCGAGGACCGGAGAAGGCCTGGTCGCGCTGCGAGCGGCGCTGATGACCTCCCTGGCGTGA
- a CDS encoding ABC transporter substrate-binding protein: MTLVPSFADDAYAIGAGAQLVGVSAFTDAPQAKALPRVADASSIDAEAIIALRPSLVVGIPAQSRLIEPVRRAGVRVVLLPDDSYASIFANLRALGSMTGHVRGADAIIVRLRRETHAIAARTSRYARRPSVFVVLGVAPIWTAGRESYISTLIALAGGANAAGDVHAAYSEYSAEALLRRQPDMLVADAAIGLDRAIGGEPWRSLRAVRLHRVYDVDPALIERPGPSYNAGLRWLADRVRPLAGSTP, from the coding sequence GTGACGTTGGTCCCCTCCTTCGCCGACGATGCGTACGCAATCGGTGCCGGTGCGCAACTGGTCGGCGTCTCGGCGTTCACGGATGCGCCGCAGGCCAAGGCGCTACCGCGGGTTGCCGATGCGAGCAGCATCGATGCGGAGGCAATCATCGCGTTACGCCCGAGCCTGGTCGTCGGGATTCCGGCGCAATCCCGCCTCATCGAGCCGGTGCGTCGAGCCGGCGTTCGAGTTGTTCTGTTGCCTGACGATTCGTACGCGTCAATCTTTGCGAATTTGCGCGCGCTCGGCTCGATGACCGGTCACGTGCGCGGCGCGGACGCAATCATCGTTCGCCTCCGGCGCGAGACGCATGCAATCGCGGCTCGAACGAGCCGATACGCGCGCCGGCCGAGCGTCTTCGTGGTGCTCGGTGTCGCTCCGATTTGGACCGCCGGGCGCGAGTCGTACATTTCGACCCTCATTGCGCTCGCGGGAGGCGCCAACGCCGCCGGCGACGTGCACGCCGCATACTCGGAATATAGCGCCGAAGCGCTCCTGCGCCGTCAGCCTGATATGCTCGTCGCCGACGCCGCGATCGGTCTTGACCGAGCCATCGGCGGCGAACCCTGGCGCAGCCTTCGTGCCGTACGACTCCATCGCGTCTACGACGTGGACCCGGCGCTGATCGAACGTCCCGGCCCCTCGTATAACGCGGGTTTGCGCTGGCTCGCCGATCGCGTCCGGCCGCTCGCGGGATCCACTCCGTGA
- a CDS encoding TonB-dependent receptor, with protein sequence MLATMLAAAVAASPSPSPSAVPQIAHVVTSDRGLESAARTARTTYVVTAAQIARDGDRTVADAIETLPGVNVTRYGAFGAAATVGVRGSSSQQVLVLLDGLPVAGGQIDDINLAQLSVAGIDRIEVVEGGGSTLYGSGAIGGVINIITAPSPARSQGTLSAGSFDEQSYQFQTPFLSFQRTYATNDYSVVNAPNRQNAQAGLTDVMARYSHSLGAFDLTLSGNLGSAIVGAPNGLGSFSPTSEQSNVNRDLRLSAEHRSARAVTTVQLGDSSQSLAFSCDTPVDLNCPNSFPTPSPPMKSNPPYAQLLDDQHWMASLRNVVGDDHTRLVYGVDLMRGVARVDPGTGAGTPLAADNLPIFDAYAQTAAYVQSQWFGARGQQLYAGVRGERDGGIGGAYSPSLGGIVPLSTALQLKLNAATAFRAPIAEELYYPGFSNPNLQPERTRVADATLVAPTLWGGVSFGWFATSGSNLIVSPPPNYIPENVQRASIAGLTLGIATPPFHGYTANLNVTNLYRAQDLGSDSRLPGRGPVFAVDLGLRYVAPPSSRFDGFNISAVTQGPQEGTDPYLSPLYAVYQPATFTLVNGYLAYRLNPRVVLALRGYNLGNDRYAIYAGYPMPGRAFALELRSR encoded by the coding sequence ATGCTTGCTACGATGCTTGCGGCGGCCGTCGCCGCCTCTCCCTCGCCGTCTCCCAGCGCCGTCCCGCAAATCGCCCATGTCGTCACCAGCGATCGGGGTCTCGAATCCGCGGCGCGCACCGCTCGCACGACGTACGTCGTCACTGCCGCGCAGATCGCTCGTGACGGCGATCGTACGGTCGCCGACGCAATCGAAACGTTACCTGGTGTCAACGTGACACGCTACGGCGCCTTCGGCGCCGCCGCGACGGTCGGCGTGCGCGGCAGCTCCTCCCAACAAGTCTTGGTTCTTCTCGATGGGTTGCCGGTCGCAGGCGGTCAAATCGACGACATCAATTTGGCGCAGCTTTCGGTTGCCGGCATCGATCGGATCGAGGTCGTCGAGGGAGGCGGTTCCACGCTCTATGGTTCGGGTGCGATCGGCGGCGTGATCAACATTATCACCGCGCCTTCACCCGCTCGCAGCCAAGGCACCCTCTCCGCAGGATCGTTCGACGAACAAAGTTACCAGTTTCAAACGCCCTTCCTGTCGTTCCAGCGAACCTATGCGACGAACGACTACTCGGTGGTCAACGCGCCGAATCGTCAAAATGCGCAAGCCGGGCTCACCGATGTGATGGCGAGATACTCGCATTCACTCGGTGCCTTCGATCTCACGTTGAGCGGCAATCTCGGCAGCGCAATTGTCGGAGCGCCGAACGGGCTTGGATCGTTTTCGCCGACGAGCGAACAGTCGAACGTCAATCGCGACTTGCGCTTGAGCGCCGAGCACCGCAGCGCACGAGCCGTCACCACCGTGCAGCTGGGGGATTCGTCGCAGAGTCTTGCGTTTTCGTGCGACACCCCGGTGGATTTGAACTGTCCCAACTCGTTTCCGACGCCATCGCCGCCGATGAAGTCAAATCCACCGTACGCGCAACTGCTCGACGATCAGCACTGGATGGCGAGCCTTCGCAATGTCGTCGGCGACGACCATACGCGTTTGGTCTACGGCGTAGATCTGATGCGCGGCGTGGCTCGCGTCGATCCGGGCACCGGCGCCGGCACGCCGTTGGCGGCCGACAATTTACCGATCTTCGACGCATATGCGCAAACCGCCGCATACGTGCAATCGCAATGGTTCGGCGCGCGAGGCCAACAACTCTATGCCGGAGTGCGCGGCGAACGCGACGGCGGCATCGGCGGCGCGTACTCCCCCTCGCTCGGGGGGATCGTGCCGCTTTCGACGGCACTGCAACTCAAGCTCAACGCCGCGACCGCATTCCGAGCACCGATCGCCGAGGAACTTTATTATCCGGGATTTTCGAACCCAAATCTTCAGCCCGAGCGCACCCGAGTCGCCGACGCGACCTTGGTCGCGCCGACGCTCTGGGGCGGCGTCAGCTTTGGCTGGTTTGCCACGAGCGGCTCGAATTTGATCGTTTCCCCGCCTCCGAACTACATTCCCGAGAACGTCCAGCGTGCATCGATTGCCGGTCTTACGCTCGGCATTGCTACGCCGCCGTTTCATGGATACACCGCCAATCTCAACGTCACGAACTTGTATCGTGCGCAAGATCTCGGTTCCGATTCCCGCTTGCCGGGACGGGGGCCGGTCTTTGCGGTCGATCTGGGATTGCGCTACGTCGCCCCGCCGTCAAGCCGCTTCGACGGATTCAACATCAGCGCCGTGACCCAAGGGCCGCAAGAGGGCACCGACCCCTATCTCTCGCCGCTCTACGCCGTCTATCAGCCGGCAACGTTCACGTTGGTCAACGGGTATCTCGCGTATCGTTTGAACCCGCGCGTCGTGCTCGCGTTGCGCGGTTACAATCTCGGTAACGATCGGTACGCGATCTACGCCGGCTATCCCATGCCGGGCCGTGCCTTCGCACTCGAATTGCGCAGCCGGTGA
- a CDS encoding iron ABC transporter permease, which translates to MKGRAGGLGLLVLAAAAASLLVGGTPLSLAQIANALAHPHESDVVGTIVWQIRLPRICIAATVGASLALCGAMLQGMLRNPLADPYLTGVSAAAAAAIAIAVLAGAAAGATPAIGFVAGIGAALLVAALSRRGGGIDANRLILAGVSLSTFFAAIVTLAVVRAQSSNYAATIIAWLAGSMAGRGWHDLVMVAPYVALGALLAGIAAAPLNALRIGELRARAAGLDVERAQWVILAASSLLAASSVVLAGLVGFIGLIVPHVARRIVGSDARPLLPACVAIGAALCMLADAICRVVVAPAELPIGVLLAFIGVPAFLYLYLHPARGRRDAA; encoded by the coding sequence GTGAAAGGAAGGGCGGGCGGGCTTGGCCTGCTCGTGTTGGCGGCGGCCGCGGCGAGCCTACTCGTTGGCGGGACGCCGCTATCGCTCGCGCAGATCGCCAACGCGCTCGCGCATCCGCACGAATCCGACGTTGTCGGCACGATCGTTTGGCAGATCCGCTTGCCGCGCATCTGCATTGCTGCGACGGTCGGTGCGTCGCTGGCGCTTTGCGGAGCGATGCTGCAAGGGATGCTTCGCAACCCGCTCGCGGATCCGTATCTTACGGGTGTCAGCGCGGCGGCGGCGGCGGCCATTGCGATTGCCGTGCTCGCCGGAGCGGCGGCCGGCGCGACGCCGGCAATCGGATTCGTCGCAGGGATTGGTGCCGCGCTGCTTGTCGCGGCGCTCTCTCGTCGCGGCGGCGGCATCGACGCAAACCGCTTGATTCTCGCCGGCGTTTCGCTCTCGACCTTTTTCGCGGCGATCGTAACCCTGGCCGTGGTACGCGCGCAATCGAGTAACTATGCCGCAACGATCATCGCGTGGCTTGCGGGCTCGATGGCCGGGCGCGGCTGGCACGATCTGGTCATGGTGGCACCGTACGTCGCGCTCGGCGCGCTGCTTGCCGGCATCGCGGCCGCACCGCTCAACGCCCTTCGCATCGGCGAGCTGCGAGCGCGCGCCGCCGGCCTGGATGTGGAGCGCGCACAATGGGTCATCCTCGCCGCGTCATCGCTGCTCGCGGCGAGCAGTGTCGTGCTTGCAGGACTGGTCGGCTTCATCGGACTCATCGTTCCGCACGTTGCCCGGCGTATCGTTGGTTCGGACGCGCGCCCGCTCTTGCCGGCATGCGTCGCCATCGGCGCTGCCCTCTGCATGCTCGCGGACGCGATCTGCCGCGTCGTCGTCGCGCCGGCCGAGCTCCCGATAGGAGTTTTGCTCGCATTCATCGGCGTGCCCGCATTTCTCTATCTGTATCTTCACCCCGCCCGGGGCCGGCGCGACGCGGCGTGA
- a CDS encoding ABC transporter ATP-binding protein produces MTIELRDARLTIGRRPLLSGLDARIERGEFLALIGPNGVGKTTLLRALAGLHPLESGTILLNGMTLDRMKPSARARQVALVTGDEVFLDSLLVSDVVSIGRFAYHRWWEWQSRQSDAAAVARGLQEVQMTGLSDRLFSTLSSGERQRVWIALGLAQETPLLLLDEPTSHLDVHVAHTILALLRRLSRAGTTIVCALHDFNEAAIYADRVGLLGNGRLVMLAPPDEVLANLVLDDIYGIAMERVRLCGGGMRVFVKDVEPAPVERPSREPNA; encoded by the coding sequence GTGACGATCGAGTTGCGAGATGCCCGGCTAACAATCGGCCGGCGGCCATTGTTGAGCGGCCTTGACGCGCGGATCGAGCGCGGCGAGTTTCTTGCGCTCATTGGGCCGAACGGCGTCGGTAAGACGACGTTGCTACGCGCCCTTGCGGGATTGCATCCGCTCGAAAGCGGCACGATTTTGCTGAACGGAATGACGCTTGACAGGATGAAACCCTCCGCGCGTGCGCGGCAGGTTGCATTAGTGACCGGCGACGAGGTCTTCCTCGACTCGCTCCTCGTTTCAGACGTCGTTTCGATCGGTCGATTCGCGTACCACCGGTGGTGGGAGTGGCAGTCTCGGCAAAGCGATGCTGCGGCGGTTGCGCGAGGGTTGCAAGAAGTGCAGATGACCGGCCTCTCCGACCGCCTCTTCTCGACCTTGAGTTCGGGGGAACGACAGCGGGTTTGGATCGCCCTTGGACTTGCGCAAGAGACGCCGCTTTTGCTGCTCGACGAACCAACAAGTCACCTCGACGTGCATGTCGCGCACACCATCCTGGCCTTACTGCGACGCCTTTCGCGCGCGGGAACGACGATCGTCTGCGCGTTGCACGACTTCAACGAAGCGGCCATCTACGCCGATCGCGTCGGATTGCTCGGCAATGGCCGGCTTGTGATGCTTGCGCCGCCGGACGAGGTTCTCGCGAACCTAGTCCTCGATGACATCTACGGCATCGCGATGGAGCGCGTTCGCCTTTGCGGCGGTGGAATGCGCGTATTCGTTAAGGACGTGGAGCCTGCACCAGTCGAACGTCCGAGCCGAGAACCCAACGCGTGA
- a CDS encoding SpoIIE family protein phosphatase, producing the protein MKNEPFANITGTLLMTAFLIVTLAFAVEGTFETRTQLANTFAREAQIQQAQMQLEELLRLQIDEENSLRGYLLTRDPFYVAQYRQAVAGYDNTQRAIKRVLRDEQLLAARDQLHQYGLLQSKWRTEVAGPLLRHPRRRLVELDKRNKLFADYETRAVAAIRETLAGTDAAFVRSTQSQVNRAAYVRAFWVLVFGLLAVLFNVYRSRLNRELEEERTITEILQRAFRSESIPLPHCEVGSAYRSATNHVAVGGDVFDVYRLSGTHALILIADISGKGVDAAVLTAFIKFMIRSIALRESDPAAILAEFNTAFSKAVGNPYLFVSMFVGVLDTASFRLEFGSAGHDAVFLRRRNGVEQLAVTGPVLGVMEEPFYSETIDLDPGDTLVLTTDGLTEVRNREGKPLSGTGAMELIERGPVHAQPLADDLVAAARSRGGTRLRDDLAVLTIRLMDAQRVDV; encoded by the coding sequence GTGAAGAACGAGCCGTTCGCAAATATCACCGGGACGCTGCTCATGACGGCGTTCCTCATCGTCACGCTCGCTTTCGCGGTAGAAGGAACCTTCGAGACTCGAACGCAGCTGGCCAATACGTTTGCGCGCGAAGCACAGATCCAGCAAGCGCAAATGCAGCTAGAGGAACTGCTCCGTCTGCAGATCGACGAAGAGAATTCGTTGCGCGGCTACCTGTTGACTCGCGATCCGTTTTACGTCGCTCAATACCGCCAAGCTGTCGCCGGCTACGACAATACCCAACGCGCGATCAAACGCGTTTTGCGTGACGAACAGTTGCTCGCTGCTAGGGATCAGCTCCATCAATACGGCTTGCTTCAATCAAAATGGCGAACCGAGGTCGCCGGGCCGTTGCTTCGGCATCCTCGGCGACGTCTCGTCGAGCTCGATAAGCGTAACAAGCTCTTCGCCGATTACGAAACGCGCGCGGTTGCCGCGATACGAGAAACCCTCGCCGGCACAGACGCTGCCTTCGTGCGCAGTACGCAATCGCAAGTCAATCGGGCCGCCTACGTTCGCGCCTTCTGGGTTTTGGTCTTCGGCCTACTGGCCGTATTATTCAACGTCTATCGCTCTCGGCTCAATCGCGAGCTCGAAGAAGAACGAACGATCACCGAAATTTTGCAACGAGCGTTTCGCAGCGAATCGATTCCGCTGCCGCATTGCGAGGTCGGAAGTGCCTATCGTTCGGCGACCAATCATGTGGCAGTGGGCGGCGACGTTTTCGACGTGTACCGCCTCTCCGGCACCCACGCGCTCATTCTCATCGCGGATATCAGCGGAAAAGGCGTCGATGCCGCGGTTTTGACGGCATTCATCAAGTTCATGATCCGTTCGATCGCTTTGCGGGAGAGCGATCCGGCGGCCATTCTCGCCGAGTTCAACACCGCTTTTTCAAAGGCGGTCGGAAATCCCTATCTTTTCGTTTCGATGTTCGTGGGCGTGCTCGATACCGCGAGCTTTCGCTTGGAGTTCGGGAGCGCCGGCCACGACGCGGTCTTCCTGCGACGTCGCAATGGCGTCGAGCAGTTGGCGGTGACCGGTCCGGTCCTCGGCGTGATGGAGGAGCCATTCTACTCCGAGACGATCGATCTCGATCCCGGCGACACCTTGGTGCTTACGACCGATGGTTTGACCGAAGTGCGCAATCGGGAAGGCAAACCGCTCTCCGGTACGGGCGCGATGGAATTGATCGAGCGCGGCCCAGTGCACGCGCAGCCGCTCGCAGATGACCTGGTGGCCGCAGCGCGCTCGCGCGGCGGCACTCGTTTGCGCGACGATCTCGCGGTACTGACGATTCGGCTGATGGATGCGCAGCGCGTCGATGTATAA
- the manB gene encoding phosphomannomutase/phosphoglucomutase (converts mannose-6-phosphate to mannose-1-phosphate; the resulting product is then converted to GDP-mannose by ManC which is then used in the synthesis of mannose-containing glycoconjugates that are important for mediating entry into host cells) yields MDGRVDPTIFKSYDVRGVYPSELSDEIAYAIGRCFVSLLDSARGRDTPMTIALGRDMRPSGQQLGDAFARGVSESGGNVVDIGMVSTDALYFAVGKFQLDGGVMITASHNPAQYNGLKFTRSQAQAISLESGLATIRDQLLSGELPPKSATAGTISHRNVLDDFAQHCLSFVERSKIKPLRIAVDAGNGMAGKTVPYVFASLPCEVLPIYFELDGSFPNHPASPIEPANMIDLQAEVRKQSCDLGVAFDGDADRMFIVDEKGGLVDGSTVTALVALNTLKKHPGAKILYNLICSRSVPELIVKAGGIPVRSQVGHSIIKAEMRQHDVVFGGEHSGHFYFRDNWYADSGMIALLQCLELFSEAGKPVSEVIAPIDTRFRSGEINSPVNDIAAKLREMEARYADAPIDHLDGVTISYPTWWMNVRPSNTEPLLRLNVEGDTEALMRQHRNEALAMIRS; encoded by the coding sequence GTGGACGGTCGCGTCGATCCCACGATTTTTAAATCCTACGACGTCCGAGGCGTTTATCCGTCCGAACTGAGCGACGAGATCGCTTACGCTATCGGACGCTGCTTCGTTTCCTTGCTCGATAGCGCTCGAGGGCGAGATACCCCGATGACGATTGCCCTCGGACGAGATATGCGCCCTTCCGGCCAACAGCTGGGCGACGCATTCGCCCGCGGCGTTTCGGAATCGGGTGGGAACGTCGTCGACATCGGAATGGTTTCGACGGACGCGCTCTATTTCGCCGTCGGAAAATTCCAACTCGACGGCGGCGTCATGATTACGGCTTCGCATAATCCGGCACAATATAACGGTCTCAAATTTACCCGCTCGCAGGCCCAGGCCATCTCGCTCGAAAGCGGCTTAGCGACGATACGCGACCAGCTGCTTTCGGGAGAGCTGCCTCCCAAGAGCGCTACGGCGGGAACTATTTCTCATCGTAACGTGCTCGACGATTTTGCGCAACACTGCCTATCCTTTGTCGAGCGTTCCAAGATCAAGCCCTTGCGAATCGCGGTCGATGCTGGCAACGGAATGGCGGGCAAAACGGTGCCTTACGTCTTTGCGAGCCTGCCCTGCGAGGTGCTGCCGATCTACTTCGAACTCGACGGCAGCTTCCCAAACCACCCAGCCAGCCCCATCGAGCCCGCAAACATGATTGACTTGCAGGCCGAAGTGCGCAAACAAAGCTGCGATTTGGGCGTTGCGTTTGACGGGGATGCGGACCGCATGTTCATCGTCGACGAAAAAGGCGGCCTGGTCGACGGCAGCACGGTCACGGCGCTCGTCGCGCTCAACACGCTGAAGAAACATCCGGGCGCGAAGATCCTTTACAACCTCATTTGCAGCCGCAGCGTTCCCGAGCTCATCGTCAAAGCCGGCGGTATCCCGGTACGTTCGCAAGTGGGCCATTCAATCATCAAAGCCGAGATGCGCCAGCACGACGTCGTATTCGGCGGCGAGCACAGTGGGCATTTTTACTTCCGTGACAACTGGTATGCCGACTCCGGAATGATAGCACTGCTGCAGTGCCTCGAGCTTTTCAGCGAGGCCGGCAAACCAGTCAGCGAGGTGATCGCACCGATCGATACTCGCTTCCGATCCGGCGAGATCAACAGTCCGGTCAACGATATTGCCGCGAAGCTTCGCGAGATGGAAGCGCGTTATGCCGACGCACCGATCGACCACCTCGACGGCGTAACGATCTCGTATCCCACGTGGTGGATGAACGTCCGCCCCTCCAATACCGAGCCGCTGCTGCGCCTCAACGTCGAGGGCGATACCGAGGCGCTGATGCGGCAGCATCGCAACGAAGCGCTGGCGATGATACGGAGCTAA
- a CDS encoding amidohydrolase family protein has translation MPATLLGPAFIAVGDGTSTFGRLAVENGRIAGVLAADGPSEYTLPPGSSIAPGLIDVHTNGAAECLFNRDQGNAVAAAVASYAADGATGFVASVMTAPWESMLHAASEVVEAANQLEEDAPAGARCLGVHFEGPFLNPKFRRIHRHEWLLPATAARAQEMVDSCKGACLLVTMAPEIEGAADALRVFSQNGVVCSAGHTGARYREGMLAIGLGFRSLTHAFNGMPPLDHRDPSILASFIQDRRTLVQVICDGIHVSPVMVDILHRTLGDRVVLATDNMPAADPGYHIEGGVMRAADGTIAGSALHIDEGLRNYMSYAQIPFAQAIVAATHAPARLIRHDGEMGRIAPGMRADLSFWDSDYRVIATMVGGNFVYNRVEVAV, from the coding sequence ATGCCGGCGACGCTATTGGGACCTGCCTTTATTGCCGTCGGAGACGGAACGTCGACCTTCGGTCGGCTCGCGGTGGAGAACGGACGAATCGCGGGCGTGCTCGCCGCCGACGGTCCATCGGAGTATACGCTGCCGCCCGGCAGCAGCATCGCGCCCGGACTCATCGACGTCCATACCAATGGCGCCGCGGAGTGTCTCTTCAATCGCGATCAAGGCAACGCCGTCGCCGCCGCGGTCGCGAGTTACGCGGCCGATGGCGCAACCGGCTTTGTCGCCAGCGTCATGACGGCTCCCTGGGAATCGATGCTGCATGCGGCCTCGGAGGTCGTCGAGGCGGCGAATCAGCTCGAAGAGGACGCGCCGGCCGGTGCCCGCTGTCTGGGCGTCCATTTCGAAGGGCCTTTTCTCAATCCCAAATTCCGCCGCATCCATCGTCACGAATGGCTGCTCCCCGCGACCGCGGCGCGCGCCCAAGAGATGGTCGATTCATGTAAGGGCGCGTGTCTGTTGGTGACCATGGCGCCCGAGATCGAAGGCGCCGCCGACGCGCTGCGCGTTTTCTCACAGAACGGCGTGGTCTGCTCGGCCGGCCATACGGGCGCGCGATACCGCGAAGGTATGCTTGCAATCGGGCTGGGCTTCCGTTCGCTCACCCATGCCTTTAATGGCATGCCGCCGCTCGACCATCGCGATCCCTCGATCTTAGCTTCCTTCATTCAGGATCGTCGCACGCTCGTTCAAGTCATTTGCGACGGCATTCACGTGTCGCCGGTCATGGTCGACATTCTGCATCGCACGCTGGGCGATCGCGTCGTCCTCGCGACCGATAACATGCCCGCCGCCGACCCCGGTTACCACATCGAAGGCGGAGTCATGCGCGCGGCCGACGGAACGATCGCCGGGAGCGCGCTGCACATCGACGAAGGCTTGCGCAACTACATGTCGTACGCGCAAATTCCGTTCGCCCAAGCAATCGTTGCGGCAACGCACGCGCCGGCTCGGCTCATTCGCCACGACGGCGAGATGGGCCGCATCGCCCCAGGAATGCGAGCCGACCTTTCGTTCTGGGATTCCGATTACCGCGTCATCGCTACGATGGTCGGCGGCAACTTCGTCTACAATCGCGTCGAGGTCGCAGTCTAA